One part of the Pseudochaenichthys georgianus unplaced genomic scaffold, fPseGeo1.2 scaffold_771_arrow_ctg1, whole genome shotgun sequence genome encodes these proteins:
- the chst2b gene encoding carbohydrate sulfotransferase 2 has translation MRGKQYHPPLKLTAPWEKDAGFGRKLKTYRNHTKIIAQPGLVMKVLRRKRIVLFMAYFLLLVLTMLNLANYKWTKEPQQCNHQMRSTTYQGRSDIRFLYRPSLAKKRQLIYVLTTWRSGSSFFGELFNQNPEVFFLYEPMWHIWQKLYPGDAVSLQGAARDMLSSLYRCDMSVFQLYNSPGGKNFTSLGLFGATLNKVVCSYPLCSAYRKEVVGMVDDKLCKKCPPQSLRLLEEECLKYSTIVIKGVRILDVNVLAPLMEDPSLDLKVIHLVRDPRAVANSRIKSRHGLIRENLQVVRSRDPKLRRIPFVDPGHKANKKDGADYHSIGAMEVICDRTSRTLRTALNPPSWLKGKYMAVRYEDLVENPVKTLKNIYHFANLTANHDIETFALNMTSGSSSSSKPFIVSSRNATQAASAWRTVLSIQQIKQVEDYCHHAMSVLGYERVRTAGEAKDLSKPLLTHSKL, from the coding sequence ATGAGAGGCAAACAATACCATCCACCACTGAAGTTGACAGCGCCTTGGGAGAAGGATGCTGGCTTTGGGAGGAAGCTTAAAACCTACAGGAATCATACCAAGATAATAGCACAGCCTGGGCTCGTGATGAAAGTCCTCCGCAGGAAGAGGATTGTGTTATTCATGGCCTACTTCTTACTGCTGGTCCTCACGATGCTTAACTTGGCTAATTATAAATGGACTAAGGAGCCTCAGCAGTGTAACCATCAGATGAGGAGCACCACTTATCAGGGCAGATCTGACATTCGCTTCCTGTACAGGCCCTCTCTGGCTAAGAAGAGGCAGCTCATCTACGTGCTGACCACCTGGAGGTCGGGGTCCTCCTTTTTCGGGGAGCTTTTCAACCAAAACCCAGAAGTGTTCTTCTTGTACGAGCCCATGTGGCACATCTGGCAGAAGCTGTACCCTGGCGACGCGGTGTCTTTACAGGGAGCAGCCAGGGACATGCTGAGCTCCTTGTACCGCTGCGACATGTCTGTTTTCCAACTTTACAACAGCCCCGGGGGCAAGAATTTTACCTCCCTGGGACTGTTTGGGGCCACCCTCAATAAAGTGGTGTGCTCCTACCCCCTCTGCTCCGCCTACAGGAAAGAGGTGGTGGGGATGGTGGACGATAAGTTGTGTAAAAAGTGCCCCCCTCAAAGCCTTAGACTGTTGGAGGAGGAGTGCCTCAAATATAGCACCATAGTCATTAAAGGGGTACGCATTTTGGACGTTAACGTGCTGGCCCCCCTCATGGAGGACCCGTCGTTGGATTTGAAGGTGATACACCTGGTCAGAGACCCGCGGGCCGTGGCTAACTCCAGGATCAAATCCAGACACGGCCTGATAAGGGAGAATTTACAGGTGGTGCGCAGCAGGGATCCGAAACTTCGCCGGATCCCTTTCGTGGATCCCGGTCACAAAGCCAACAAGAAGGACGGCGCCGACTACCACTCCATCGGAGCCATGGAGGTGATCTGCGACCGCACCTCCAGGACTTTGAGGACTGCCTTAAACCCGCCCAGCTGGCTGAAGGGGAAATACATGGCGGTGAGGTACGAGGACCTGGTGGAGAACCCCGTAAAGACCCTGAAGAACATCTACCACTTCGCCAACCTCACCGCCAACCACGACATCGAGACGTTTGCTCTGAACATGACCAGCGGCTCCAGCTCCTCTTCCAAGCCCTTCATCGTCTCGTCCAGGAACGCCACACAAGCTGCGAGTGCATGGAGGACAGTGCTGAGCATTCAACAGATCAAACAAGTGGAGGACTACTGCCACCACGCCATGTCTGTTCTGGGCTACGAGAGAGTCCGAACAGCCGGGGAGGCCAAGGACTTGAGTAAGCCACTACTGACACACTCCAAACTGTGA